atatttcagTTACTTTGAACGCAATTGGATCTttgtaatcatttataaatgtgAGGCTTGCCATTAATTCATTATAACCATTGCTGTTATCTTTAACAAATGTAAGTACTTCGCTAGGGTTTATTTTCAGTTTAAGCTCtagaacataataaataaataatttttgttaaaacaaatttcTACATATATTTACCTTTGGGCATATACACTATATCTCGAATGTCTCCTGAACCATTTTTCACTTCCATTGTTTCTGCAAAAtgaacctaaaaattaaaatattgatttttttttgtttaacatagTCGAGATTTCTTTTCCCATTACATTGAAGCACTAAaagttaaatagttttataataataattaatcaataaaataatgttaaacctTTTTCTTGGTTTcttcaacttttttagtttcTGGTTCAAAATTAAACTTGTAATTATCTTCACCACCCCAATTGACCATTATTGATTCTTTTGATACAAATTCGctcaaattatgtttatttaggaatttaatttttttcacagcCTTGGCTGGTAACCATgtcttgattattttaaaagccGCTAAATAAgatcaatattttgtataactaatttatttaaatagaaaatgaaataaataacaagaACTTACCATTTAAAACCCATGgcatttcataaattataatgtaatttaaaaaggctggataatacattttaagtaaatttattaagtaattcgTAAATTCCATATCAAGATTACTTAAACCAGAACCCatcatatcaaaaaatattgtaatttgatcACCATTAGttaacctataaattataacactttaaatataatacatagttaaagtaattgaataataaattacctttcCATTCTTTCAAACCAGTACACAGCGCACTTTTTACATTCCTCAGAATCTTTAGAAGCTTTAAAATGCAGTTTGCATCTAATAATGAACATAAGTTTACCATCTACGTCCATACCATGAGGATACATGATTCCCTCCTCTAAGTAATCAATTCTTACTGTACCATTTGATTCActcatttctaaaattaaaataaataagattaaaaaagtgagtcattgtataatggattgtattagacttcaATTCAAtgctataatatcattgtatatgaaaaacgattctgagcgaagacggtttgtcagtctgcaggatattttatattgttattatttattttatcgtgtaagttgaattaatattataatattataatttttaattcgtttatggtgataaacaaagcgttagaaattaaaatcccatttttagcgttttttcgtaatttttttatggtttttcccgtggcatttaataagtattg
This portion of the Acyrthosiphon pisum isolate AL4f chromosome A1, pea_aphid_22Mar2018_4r6ur, whole genome shotgun sequence genome encodes:
- the LOC100165214 gene encoding motile sperm domain-containing protein 2, encoding MDISTESVSSLRQSFEDKLNEKNEVFHPLDLAKINNSDAWLKRFLIHTEGNQEEALSMLWNVCEWRKSFGVNEMSESNGTVRIDYLEEGIMYPHGMDVDGKLMFIIRCKLHFKASKDSEECKKCAVYWFERMERLTNGDQITIFFDMMGSGLSNLDMEFTNYLINLLKMYYPAFLNYIIIYEMPWVLNAAFKIIKTWLPAKAVKKIKFLNKHNLSEFVSKESIMVNWGGEDNYKFNFEPETKKVEETKKKVHFAETMEVKNGSGDIRDIVYMPKELKLKINPSEVLTFVKDNSNGYNELMASLTFINDYKDPIAFKIKTTCLIKYKVRPSTGTLIPQESIKVTFVLNGMSIKQTDVMRDKFLVLVIPVIDTKDMAEMWKIQWETKEQHILKCKISNENETVNSWNSYDQNHNNDLEEKVNKLMNMVTTLEISNRILSQHMRYVKYSLYILLLVCLFAVGFLWAVFYHK